Proteins encoded by one window of Ulvibacter sp. MAR_2010_11:
- a CDS encoding 6-carboxytetrahydropterin synthase has product MSNIRITKQFSFETGHALYGYDGKCRNVHGHSYKLSVTVVGNPISDTSHVKFGMVIDFGDLKKIVKEEIVDVFDHATVFNKNTPHVELAKELSDRGHSVLLVNYQPTSEMMVIDFAGKIKARLPKNIQLHSLKLQETATSYAEWFASEN; this is encoded by the coding sequence ATGAGCAACATTCGTATCACAAAGCAATTCTCTTTTGAAACCGGCCATGCCCTCTATGGCTACGACGGAAAATGCCGCAACGTCCACGGTCACAGCTACAAACTCTCGGTGACAGTGGTTGGCAATCCTATTAGTGATACCTCTCATGTGAAATTTGGGATGGTCATCGATTTTGGGGACTTAAAGAAAATTGTAAAGGAAGAAATTGTCGATGTGTTTGACCATGCGACTGTTTTCAATAAAAACACCCCTCATGTTGAATTGGCGAAAGAATTATCGGATAGAGGTCATAGTGTGTTATTGGTGAACTATCAGCCTACGAGTGAGATGATGGTAATCGATTTTGCCGGAAAAATTAAAGCCCGTTTGCCCAAGAATATCCAACTGCATTCGTTAAAGCTTCAGGAAACTGCTACAAGCTATGCCGAATGGTTTGCTTCCGAAAATTAA
- a CDS encoding 2OG-Fe(II) oxygenase encodes MIIEQELFEQLDFAENPLFETIITNLLEQKFAVIDHFYDEAEVVALRNALLERHRTIGFKKSAVGNWTNEEIDKSIRGDFISWIDESKITLAEELFFKKINSLVTYLNKTCFMGIFQKEFHYALYPTGTFYKRHLDTFANDDRRKLSIVCYLNEANWPKENGGELTLYLPNETLDLLPLPGRMVIFESQVIEHEVKPVKASERLSITGWLKTR; translated from the coding sequence ATGATAATCGAACAGGAACTTTTTGAACAACTGGATTTTGCTGAAAATCCTTTATTTGAAACGATTATTACCAATTTATTGGAACAAAAGTTTGCTGTTATCGATCATTTTTATGACGAAGCAGAAGTTGTTGCCTTGCGCAATGCTTTGCTGGAGCGCCACCGAACCATCGGATTTAAAAAATCGGCTGTAGGGAATTGGACAAATGAGGAAATCGACAAAAGCATTCGGGGAGATTTTATTTCCTGGATAGATGAAAGCAAAATAACATTGGCCGAAGAATTGTTTTTCAAGAAGATAAATTCGCTCGTTACCTACCTGAATAAAACCTGTTTTATGGGAATTTTTCAGAAGGAATTCCATTATGCCTTGTATCCTACCGGCACTTTTTACAAGCGACATCTTGACACCTTCGCCAACGACGATCGGCGGAAATTGTCCATCGTTTGTTATTTGAATGAAGCCAACTGGCCCAAAGAGAATGGGGGAGAGCTTACACTTTATCTTCCCAACGAAACCTTAGACCTTCTTCCCTTACCAGGGAGAATGGTTATTTTTGAAAGTCAGGTGATCGAGCACGAGGTGAAACCGGTAAAAGCTTCGGAGCGATTGAGTATTACGGGATGGTTAAAAACCCGCTAA
- a CDS encoding MATE family efflux transporter, giving the protein MEKTNISFKRIQQLAIPAILSGIAEPVLSSTDAAIVGNIPEFGTEALAAVGIVGSFLSMLIWILAQSRSAISAIVSQNLGAGKISELQNFPAQAIYFNILLSFIVLFSTYFFVEEIFSFLNADGLILSYSIDYYNIRVWGFPLTLFTFAVFGLFRGLQNTFWPMIIAASGALVNIGLDIAFVYGIEDYIPAMGIKGAAWASLISQALMALLALIFLLKKTQVSLRLRFPIHPEIHRLVSMSFNLFVRSLALNIALLLAVRQATGLGKEYIAAHAIAINIWLFTAFFIDGYGAAGNILGGKLLGAKDYTSLYKLTKRVNLYNLGVAGLLVLAGIIFYKPLGLLFNKDMEVLTIFYGMFFMVLISQPINALAFTFDALFKGLGEMAYLRNVLLGATLIGFIPVLYLAHYMDWGLIGIWLAILVWISYRAIALLIKFKRKYIPLMEK; this is encoded by the coding sequence ATGGAAAAAACCAACATCTCCTTTAAGCGTATTCAACAACTCGCAATTCCTGCAATTTTATCGGGTATTGCCGAGCCTGTTCTTTCCAGTACCGATGCCGCAATTGTAGGAAACATCCCTGAATTTGGCACTGAGGCATTGGCCGCTGTTGGAATTGTAGGCTCTTTTCTCTCCATGCTAATCTGGATTTTGGCGCAAAGTCGCAGTGCCATTTCGGCCATTGTTTCACAAAATCTGGGTGCAGGAAAAATCAGTGAGTTGCAAAATTTCCCGGCGCAAGCCATTTATTTCAATATCCTACTTAGCTTTATCGTTCTCTTTTCCACCTACTTTTTTGTGGAAGAAATCTTCTCGTTTTTAAATGCCGACGGACTTATCCTTTCCTATAGCATAGACTATTATAACATTCGCGTATGGGGTTTTCCGTTAACCTTATTCACCTTTGCTGTTTTTGGATTATTCAGAGGGCTGCAAAACACCTTTTGGCCCATGATTATTGCAGCCTCAGGAGCCCTGGTAAACATAGGTCTTGACATTGCATTTGTCTACGGAATTGAAGATTACATTCCTGCCATGGGAATTAAAGGTGCTGCATGGGCGAGTTTAATTTCGCAGGCACTAATGGCTTTATTGGCATTAATTTTCCTCTTGAAAAAAACTCAGGTTTCTCTGCGATTACGCTTCCCAATACATCCCGAAATTCACCGCCTCGTTTCTATGAGTTTCAACCTGTTTGTCCGCTCTCTAGCCTTAAATATTGCCTTGTTATTGGCTGTAAGACAAGCCACAGGTTTAGGGAAAGAATATATTGCCGCGCACGCCATTGCGATAAACATCTGGCTGTTCACTGCCTTTTTTATAGACGGGTACGGAGCCGCCGGAAATATACTTGGCGGAAAACTTTTGGGCGCCAAAGATTACACTTCTCTTTATAAACTTACCAAACGCGTAAATCTCTATAATTTGGGAGTCGCCGGTTTGCTGGTACTTGCAGGTATTATTTTTTATAAACCTCTGGGATTGTTATTCAACAAAGACATGGAGGTACTCACTATTTTCTACGGCATGTTCTTTATGGTATTAATAAGTCAGCCCATAAACGCGCTGGCCTTTACATTCGATGCCTTGTTTAAAGGGTTGGGAGAAATGGCCTATTTGCGAAATGTACTGCTGGGCGCGACTCTCATAGGCTTTATTCCTGTCTTGTATCTCGCTCATTATATGGATTGGGGACTCATCGGGATCTGGCTTGCTATATTGGTGTGGATAAGCTATCGGGCCATTGCTTTACTTATCAAATTCAAAAGGAAATACATCCCCTTAATGGAAAAATAA
- a CDS encoding GNAT family N-acetyltransferase has protein sequence MIRHAKPSEIEKIITITRACAAKMVSENIFQWNEFYPNKEAFQKDMVRNELYVLLHAEEIVGCIVISSVKDAEYDDITWLTKDSAHYYIHRLAVNPQFQGRGCARLLMDFAEKLGRENNKASIRLDTFSQNLRNQKFYEARGYQRLGNIFFPKQSQHPFYCYELVLSHQ, from the coding sequence ATGATTAGGCATGCGAAACCCTCAGAAATTGAGAAAATTATAACAATTACCCGCGCCTGTGCCGCTAAAATGGTTTCTGAAAATATTTTTCAATGGAACGAATTCTATCCCAACAAGGAAGCATTTCAAAAAGATATGGTCCGAAACGAATTGTATGTCCTTCTCCATGCTGAAGAAATTGTAGGCTGCATTGTAATTTCTTCTGTAAAAGATGCGGAATACGACGATATTACATGGCTCACCAAAGATAGCGCTCATTATTACATTCACAGACTGGCGGTGAATCCACAATTTCAGGGACGTGGCTGCGCCAGACTCCTGATGGATTTTGCCGAAAAACTTGGTAGAGAAAATAATAAAGCCTCTATTAGATTGGACACTTTCAGTCAAAATCTGCGCAATCAAAAATTTTATGAAGCAAGAGGCTATCAGCGTTTAGGAAATATTTTCTTTCCGAAGCAAAGTCAACATCCATTTTATTGTTACGAGTTGGTTTTGTCGCATCAATAG
- a CDS encoding universal stress protein, whose amino-acid sequence MKNILVPIGSSENSASNLQYAIDLAKAIDANVYVVSVFQELSKVAGLSKVNTILKEDTEHLLEEIVTKVDKKGVSVIAHPIKGEILEGINRVNRQIPIDLMVLAPRSNSIKEEVFLGKTSGKLLKHTNIPILIVPEGAKFTKPKTMLMAFKNGNFEKDFILEPIRKFVRMFKTEVHVLHVETPESTDELMQVTDNLKEIQSSYTIARNATTFQGVLEHFQHFHPDMLCVVRRKRGFFKKLWEKNEIMKREFHTSKPLLVLPVQE is encoded by the coding sequence ATGAAAAATATATTGGTTCCCATAGGATCTTCAGAGAACTCGGCCAGTAATCTGCAATACGCCATCGACCTAGCCAAGGCTATTGATGCGAATGTATATGTAGTTTCGGTATTTCAGGAATTATCGAAGGTAGCCGGGCTTTCAAAGGTGAATACTATTTTAAAGGAAGACACCGAACATCTTTTAGAAGAGATTGTTACAAAAGTAGACAAGAAAGGAGTTTCGGTAATTGCACATCCTATAAAGGGGGAAATACTGGAAGGAATTAACCGTGTAAATAGACAGATTCCTATAGACCTTATGGTGCTTGCACCACGGAGTAATTCGATTAAAGAAGAAGTATTTTTAGGGAAAACTTCCGGGAAGTTATTGAAACACACCAATATTCCTATACTAATCGTTCCCGAAGGCGCCAAATTCACAAAGCCCAAGACAATGTTGATGGCGTTTAAGAACGGAAATTTTGAAAAGGACTTTATCTTGGAACCGATAAGGAAATTTGTAAGAATGTTTAAGACCGAGGTACATGTATTGCACGTGGAAACACCGGAAAGTACAGATGAGCTGATGCAGGTTACCGACAATTTAAAAGAGATTCAATCTTCCTATACAATTGCCAGAAATGCAACTACATTTCAAGGAGTTTTAGAACACTTTCAGCATTTTCACCCTGATATGTTATGTGTAGTGCGAAGAAAACGCGGATTCTTTAAAAAGCTGTGGGAGAAAAACGAGATTATGAAAAGAGAATTTCACACAAGTAAACCTTTGTTGGTTTTACCTGTACAAGAATAA